In the genome of Mycobacterium kansasii ATCC 12478, one region contains:
- a CDS encoding BlaI/MecI/CopY family transcriptional regulator yields the protein MQVRRFGELEAVIMDRVWNRGEVVTVRDILDDLAHDRQIAYTTVMSTMDNLHRKGWLQRERVGKAFRYWPTMTREEHSARLMRDAFDTGGDSDLVLTFFLKQMDEDEAARVRDALRRFIDRQES from the coding sequence GTGCAGGTTCGGCGTTTCGGCGAGCTCGAGGCGGTGATCATGGACCGCGTGTGGAACCGCGGCGAGGTCGTCACCGTGCGGGATATTCTTGACGACTTGGCGCATGACCGCCAGATCGCCTACACGACGGTTATGTCCACCATGGACAACTTGCACCGCAAAGGCTGGTTGCAGCGGGAACGGGTGGGCAAGGCTTTCCGCTATTGGCCGACTATGACCCGCGAGGAACATTCGGCCAGATTGATGCGTGATGCTTTCGATACCGGGGGTGATTCGGACTTGGTGCTGACGTTTTTTCTCAAGCAGATGGACGAGGATGAAGCGGCGCGGGTCCGCGACGCGCTGCGCCGTTTCATTGATCGGCAAGAATCGTGA
- a CDS encoding cytochrome c biogenesis CcdA family protein: MIDTTALSFALGAGLVAALNPCGFAFLPSYLGLVIAGSQGVSRPTALVRAGAATAGMSVGFLTVFGIFGLLVAPVIASAQRYLPFATVVIGVLLVALAVWLLAGKDVSLILPKRAGGTPTTRLTSMYGYGVGYAIASLSCTVAPFLAVISTTFRQGAVLSGVLAFVAYAGGMTITVGVAALTVALAGSAATAAFRRVLPYVGRIVGVIVLLTGLYVTYYGYYELRLYFANAEADDPVIGAANAVQDRLIQLVDGLSPWSLVGALAALVAVGVGWHTLVRWRAPNRNAIVTDDRQAPAPRE, translated from the coding sequence GTGATCGATACCACAGCACTGAGCTTTGCCCTGGGCGCCGGACTGGTAGCTGCCCTGAATCCATGTGGATTTGCTTTCCTGCCAAGCTATTTGGGCTTGGTGATCGCCGGTAGTCAGGGAGTCTCACGTCCGACAGCCCTGGTCCGCGCCGGCGCCGCGACCGCGGGAATGTCCGTCGGATTCCTGACGGTCTTCGGCATTTTCGGGCTACTCGTCGCACCGGTGATCGCGTCGGCCCAAAGGTACCTGCCGTTTGCCACCGTGGTCATCGGGGTCCTCCTGGTGGCGTTGGCTGTCTGGCTGCTGGCCGGAAAGGACGTCAGTCTCATCCTGCCGAAACGCGCGGGTGGTACTCCGACGACGCGGCTGACCTCCATGTACGGCTACGGCGTGGGTTACGCGATTGCGTCACTTTCGTGCACGGTTGCACCGTTTCTCGCCGTCATCAGCACCACGTTCAGACAGGGCGCCGTGCTTTCGGGCGTGCTGGCTTTCGTCGCGTACGCGGGCGGAATGACGATCACGGTGGGGGTGGCAGCGCTGACGGTTGCCCTGGCCGGCTCCGCGGCCACCGCGGCGTTTCGCCGTGTTCTGCCCTACGTAGGCCGAATAGTCGGCGTAATCGTGCTGCTGACTGGGCTATATGTCACGTATTACGGCTACTACGAACTGCGGCTGTATTTTGCCAATGCCGAAGCCGACGACCCCGTGATCGGGGCCGCTAACGCCGTGCAGGACCGGCTGATTCAGTTGGTCGACGGGCTGAGCCCATGGTCCCTCGTGGGCGCCTTGGCTGCGCTGGTCGCCGTGGGAGTGGGCTGGCATACCCTCGTTCGATGGCGCGCCCCGAACCGCAATGCGATCGTCACAGATGACAGACAAGCCCCAGCGCCAAGGGAGTGA
- a CDS encoding Kelch repeat-containing protein produces the protein MAEDPGAAGSAPAQSGIAAELAGAGFEDARQVARGGAGVVYRCRETALGRNVAVKVLPSHFDDDSRERFLREGYAMGGLSGHPNIVNILRVGITESDRPYIVMPYYAADSLAVRLRREGPIPWPEALEIGVKLCGALETAHRAGTLHRDIKPANVLVNDYGEPQLTDFGIAHIEGGFETAVGFFSGTIDYTAPEVMTGNPATVVADVYSLGATLYALIAGSAAHERKKGEDLVAQYLRISSTGVPDLRPDGIPDAVCSAIEKAMSIDPAERPASAAELGRELQAAQRRNGLKPASMAITNMRARSTDTSTDVPETPPVSPAILSPEAQVPLRTSSTVPLKAPQPAAKAGAAAAIQPPGAAGQGPSSLLPSQSDDHQRSPRTDTAFRAGHLGDTQAQLRAPSSTAESPRRPAEWTGATPPIEPPNGPGQESAAGPAAPDRPAVWKPPRGRVASWFAEPDKKRNRILLTAAAAIAVVLLVAGGVFLVASRDNGAHQTASSQPSTQAPVHWKPITNARVARDAAATTQVDGTIWIFGGVRADGTVTGLHEGYDPVIDSWKGGDDLPVPVQHAMAVTWQGNPIVLGGWRTEGSKKVATDQVWRVVNSRWVELPHLLQPRAAAAAAAVGDRIVVTGGVDANGALLNTTEVFDGNSWTLGAPIPTPRQMLAAASDGKLVYAVGGNDARSDLATVEAYDPAAKTWTPLPELAQPRSDLGAAITDGRLVAAGGMSAGQVLRSVAVFDLMTRTWAGLPDMETARHGMAVDTVEKSVYAIGGSTGAGDDQATSSAEMLKLPARKIQPAAQWRTLPDAPTARLMMAWTVLDNKIWIMGGVREGVGLTTVESYDPHAGAWQPGPPLPIRLHHATAATYRGEVVVLGGASENLADASNKVFALRGNSWVELPSLSHARAAAAAAVVGDKLVVVGGQNAKQLVAQTEVFDGSSWHDAPDLPTPREHLAAVSDGTYVYAIGGRFLSADKNSAAFERFDPQSGKWTKLVGMPTPRGSYGATFIDGRIVVVGGEEPTRVLGVVEMYDIADGKWSTLPALSTPRHAEVVATVGNTVYCIGGADRPTHEGPIASVEALDFM, from the coding sequence ATGGCTGAAGACCCGGGGGCTGCCGGCTCGGCACCCGCACAGAGCGGGATCGCCGCGGAGTTGGCCGGCGCCGGATTCGAGGACGCGCGCCAGGTGGCTCGAGGCGGCGCCGGGGTGGTGTACCGCTGTCGCGAGACGGCGCTGGGACGAAATGTCGCGGTCAAAGTGCTGCCGTCGCATTTCGACGACGACAGCAGGGAACGTTTCCTGCGTGAGGGCTACGCGATGGGCGGGCTCTCGGGGCATCCGAACATCGTCAACATCCTGCGGGTCGGCATCACCGAAAGCGACCGGCCCTACATCGTGATGCCCTACTACGCGGCGGATTCGCTGGCGGTACGGTTGCGCCGGGAGGGGCCGATCCCCTGGCCGGAGGCGTTGGAGATCGGCGTGAAATTGTGCGGGGCACTGGAAACCGCGCACCGGGCCGGCACCTTGCACCGCGACATCAAGCCGGCGAATGTCCTGGTCAATGATTACGGCGAGCCGCAGTTGACCGACTTCGGGATCGCCCACATCGAGGGCGGCTTTGAAACGGCGGTCGGGTTCTTCTCCGGCACAATCGACTACACCGCGCCCGAGGTGATGACCGGTAATCCGGCGACGGTCGTCGCCGACGTCTACTCGCTGGGCGCCACACTTTATGCGCTGATCGCGGGCAGCGCCGCACACGAACGCAAGAAGGGCGAAGACCTCGTCGCGCAATACCTGCGGATCAGTTCCACCGGGGTTCCGGACCTGCGTCCCGACGGAATCCCGGATGCGGTGTGCTCGGCGATCGAGAAGGCGATGTCCATCGACCCGGCCGAACGGCCCGCGTCGGCCGCCGAACTCGGCCGTGAGCTGCAGGCGGCGCAGCGCCGCAACGGCTTGAAGCCCGCGTCGATGGCGATCACCAACATGCGTGCGCGCAGCACCGATACCTCAACGGATGTCCCCGAAACGCCTCCGGTATCGCCCGCGATACTGAGCCCGGAGGCTCAGGTGCCGCTGCGCACGTCTTCGACCGTTCCGCTCAAGGCTCCCCAGCCCGCGGCCAAGGCGGGCGCCGCCGCGGCGATCCAACCGCCCGGCGCCGCGGGGCAAGGGCCGTCCTCGTTGCTGCCGTCCCAGTCCGACGATCACCAGCGATCACCGAGAACAGACACCGCCTTTCGGGCCGGGCACCTCGGTGACACCCAGGCGCAGCTTCGGGCCCCGTCGAGCACGGCGGAGTCGCCCCGGCGGCCCGCGGAATGGACCGGCGCCACCCCTCCGATCGAGCCGCCGAACGGTCCGGGGCAAGAAAGCGCGGCGGGTCCGGCCGCGCCTGACAGGCCCGCCGTATGGAAGCCGCCGCGGGGACGGGTGGCGTCGTGGTTCGCCGAGCCGGACAAGAAGCGCAACCGCATCCTGTTGACCGCGGCGGCGGCCATCGCCGTGGTGCTGTTGGTGGCCGGCGGAGTCTTTCTGGTGGCATCGCGCGACAACGGCGCCCACCAGACCGCCTCCAGCCAACCGAGCACCCAGGCGCCCGTTCACTGGAAACCGATCACGAATGCGCGGGTCGCCCGCGATGCGGCGGCGACCACCCAAGTCGACGGCACGATCTGGATCTTCGGCGGGGTTCGGGCCGACGGCACCGTCACCGGTCTGCACGAGGGCTACGACCCCGTGATCGACAGCTGGAAGGGCGGCGACGACTTGCCGGTTCCGGTTCAGCACGCGATGGCGGTGACCTGGCAGGGCAACCCCATCGTGCTGGGCGGCTGGCGCACCGAGGGCTCCAAAAAGGTTGCCACCGACCAAGTTTGGCGTGTGGTCAACAGCCGCTGGGTGGAGCTGCCGCACCTGTTGCAGCCCCGGGCAGCCGCGGCCGCGGCGGCGGTGGGAGACCGCATCGTCGTCACCGGCGGGGTGGACGCCAACGGCGCACTGCTGAACACAACCGAGGTCTTCGACGGCAACTCCTGGACCCTTGGCGCCCCGATACCGACACCGCGACAGATGCTGGCCGCGGCCTCGGACGGAAAGCTGGTGTACGCCGTGGGCGGCAACGACGCGAGGTCCGACCTGGCGACGGTCGAGGCATACGATCCGGCCGCGAAAACCTGGACGCCGCTGCCCGAGCTGGCGCAACCACGCAGTGACCTCGGCGCCGCGATCACCGATGGACGCCTGGTGGCGGCCGGCGGGATGTCGGCGGGACAGGTCCTCAGGAGCGTGGCTGTGTTCGATCTGATGACCAGAACATGGGCCGGTTTGCCCGATATGGAGACCGCACGGCACGGGATGGCGGTCGACACGGTCGAGAAGTCGGTGTATGCGATCGGCGGCTCGACCGGCGCGGGCGACGACCAGGCGACCTCGTCGGCCGAGATGCTGAAGCTGCCCGCGCGCAAGATCCAGCCGGCGGCGCAGTGGCGGACGTTGCCGGACGCGCCGACGGCCAGGCTGATGATGGCGTGGACCGTACTGGACAACAAGATCTGGATTATGGGTGGCGTGCGGGAAGGCGTTGGGCTCACGACCGTCGAGAGCTACGACCCGCACGCCGGCGCCTGGCAACCCGGGCCGCCGCTGCCCATCCGGTTGCACCACGCGACGGCGGCAACCTACCGGGGCGAGGTGGTTGTGCTCGGCGGTGCGAGCGAAAACCTCGCGGATGCTTCCAACAAGGTGTTCGCCTTGCGCGGGAACAGCTGGGTGGAGTTGCCGAGCCTCAGCCACGCTCGGGCGGCGGCGGCAGCGGCGGTGGTTGGTGACAAGCTCGTCGTCGTCGGCGGCCAAAACGCCAAGCAGCTCGTCGCGCAGACCGAGGTTTTCGACGGCAGTTCGTGGCACGACGCGCCCGACCTGCCAACGCCCCGCGAGCATCTGGCTGCGGTGTCGGACGGCACTTACGTGTATGCGATCGGCGGGCGGTTCCTGTCGGCCGACAAGAACTCCGCGGCCTTCGAACGGTTCGACCCGCAATCGGGTAAATGGACCAAGTTGGTGGGCATGCCCACCCCGCGCGGAAGTTACGGCGCCACGTTCATCGACGGGCGAATCGTGGTGGTCGGCGGCGAGGAGCCGACGCGAGTGCTGGGAGTCGTCGAGATGTACGACATCGCAGACGGAAAGTGGAGCACGCTGCCTGCGCTGTCGACCCCGCGGCACGCCGAGGTTGTCGCGACCGTGGGCAACACCGTGTACTGCATCGGCGGCGCGGACCGGCCCACCCACGAAGGCCCCATCGCCAGCGTCGAGG
- a CDS encoding M56 family metallopeptidase: MCFKALGVTGQLGLPHAIASAMAICLSLASLLATTVVSWRVAYQWLRQRSRSLLHASTARVIGGGGNRYGRPDLVVVPAPHPAAYCVTGRPDSVVVVTTAALDRLDEPQLAAVLAHEYAHLAGRHHELLMVLRAIAASLPRLTLFCTAAEMVADLLEMCADDVAVRRHGKMALLRGLLALSGAPPAMASTALGAAGTATLARASRLTNPISRRRRLHERVILATAIGFAVITPLALGLVCHL, translated from the coding sequence TTGTGCTTCAAGGCGTTAGGGGTCACCGGCCAGCTGGGATTGCCGCACGCAATTGCGTCGGCCATGGCGATCTGTCTGTCGTTGGCCAGCCTGCTGGCCACCACCGTCGTCAGCTGGCGCGTCGCATATCAGTGGCTGCGGCAACGATCACGCAGTCTCCTGCACGCATCTACTGCTCGGGTGATCGGCGGCGGCGGTAACAGGTATGGCCGGCCTGACCTGGTAGTTGTTCCGGCGCCGCATCCCGCTGCCTATTGCGTTACTGGCCGCCCCGACTCTGTCGTGGTGGTCACCACCGCTGCCCTGGACCGGCTCGACGAGCCGCAGCTGGCGGCTGTGCTGGCGCACGAGTACGCTCACCTGGCCGGTCGCCATCACGAGCTGCTCATGGTGCTGCGGGCGATTGCTGCGAGCTTGCCGCGATTAACGCTGTTTTGCACGGCAGCGGAAATGGTGGCGGACTTGCTGGAGATGTGTGCTGATGATGTCGCGGTGCGACGTCACGGGAAGATGGCATTGCTACGCGGACTGCTGGCGTTGTCGGGGGCGCCGCCGGCGATGGCGTCGACGGCGCTCGGCGCGGCGGGCACCGCCACGCTGGCCCGCGCGAGCCGGCTCACCAACCCGATATCGCGCCGCAGGCGTTTGCATGAGCGGGTAATTCTCGCTACGGCAATTGGTTTTGCGGTAATCACTCCCTTGGCGCTGGGGCTTGTCTGTCATCTGTGA